Part of the Mycoplasma mycoides subsp. mycoides SC str. PG1 genome is shown below.
TGTTAAAACTGGTAATGGTGCATTTATGACAACAATTGAAGATGCTAAAGATTTAGCTAATCGTATGATTGAAGTTGGAAAGCAATATAATAGAAAAGTAGCTGTAGTTTTAACTAATATGGAAAAACCATTAGGTAGAGCTATGGGAAACGCTTTAGAAGTTAAAGAAGCTTGAGAAACTTTAAATGGTAATGGACCTAGTGATTTTAATGAACTAATTGCAACTCTAGTTGGAATTACTTTATTACAAGCTAAAGTATTTACTGATTTAAATGAAGCTAAACAAGATGTTTTAAAGAAATTAAAATCAAAGGAAGCTGCACATTATCTAAAAGACTTTGTAATTGCTCAAGGTGGAGATTGAAGTGTTTTAGAAAATTATGATAAACACTTTAGTTGTAAAAACAAACTAGAAATTAAAGCAACAAATAGTGGATATATCAGATATAAAAGAGCTGAAGAAATCGGAATGATTTTAATAGAAATTGGTGCTGGAAGATTTAAAAAAACAGATAAAATTGATCATGGTGCTGGAATTTATTTTGATAAACAATATGGTGATTATGTTAATGCTGGTGATACAATTATGACTCTTTATACAAATAGAGAAATTAATCCAAAATGAGAAAAAGAAATACATGAGTCATACGAATTACTAGAACAACAGCCCGTCAAAAAGGTGATCTGAGAAATCATATCTGAAGATGTGGAATAATGAATAATAATTAATCCTATTTTAGTTGTAAAATAGGATTTTTTTAATTAAAAAATCCTCTATAAAGAGGATAATTTTAAACTTGAACTAATTGCAAACGTCCTTTATTAATATCTACTTTTTTTCAAAATCCTAATATTAATGTCATTACAAGTGTTCCTATTAAAATAGCTAGTATAAATAAAGCTATACCCATACCTTTAGCAACACTATGTTGAATAAATAATTCTGAATTTAATAAAGGAAATACAAATATTCCACCATGTGGAGCTGGTAAAGTAATTTTAAATGCACCAACTAATAACCCTGTAACAAATCCACCACTTAAAGCTGAAACTGAAATACGTTTTGGGTCAGTTACCATAAATGGAATAGCCCCTTCACTTATGAAAAATGAGCCCATTAATCAATTTGCTTTTGCAGCATCTCTTTCTTTTGAAGTTCAAACTTTTTTAAATAAAACTGTACATAAAGCAATACCTAAAGGTGGGATCATTCCTCCTGCCATTGAAGCAGCCATGATATTAGTAAATATAGCTTCTTGTCCAAATGATCCTGATACTGAAGCTGTTCCTAAAACATAAGCAATTTTATTAATAGGACCACCCATATCAACACACATCATTAACCCTATAATAGCTCCTAAAATAATTAATAAATTATTTTTAGCCATATAAGTTAAGCCTAATTGAATTCCATATAGTAAATATCCAAGTGGTATATTTAACACAAACATAGTTAAAGAAATTCCTAATAAAGATAAAATTGGAATAAATACTATGTCGCTTACACCATGAAACGGTTTTTTAAATTTTTGCATTCCTATAGTTAGACCAAAAACAATAAAAGCAGCTAAATAACCACCAACCATAGCACCAATGAATCCTGAATTAGTTGGTAAATGATCTGGTAGAATTCTTTTTCATAATCCAGATCAAGAACCTATAGTTCCATATGCAAAACCACCTGTGTTATCTGCTAGTAGTCCAGCTACAACACCAGGCATTAATCCTTGTGGTCCTACAATTGCATAGGCAATATAACCACCAAGTATTGGGACCATCATCATCATTGCAGTTTTTCCAGCAGCTGCAAATCAACCAGAAACTTTATTAACTGTTCCAAAATCACCTTTAGCATTACCATTACCAGTAATAAAGTCTAATAGAAAAGCAATCCCTAAAATAATTCCACCAGCTACAACAAAAGGTAGCATTCTAGAAACTCCGCCTAATAAATTACCTTTAAAGTCTTTAAATTTTTTTAAACTTAATTCTCCAATATTT
Proteins encoded:
- a CDS encoding thymidine phosphorylase gives rise to the protein MFTFADIIEKKKHNIELTEQEISWLINSYTKGEITDYQMASFCMATYFTDMTARETAYLTKAYIESGDRYDLSKVSGFKADKHSTGGVGDKTSLVYAPLVASYGIKVCKLSGRGLGKTGGTIDKLESFPGWKCEVTNDEFVDVINKTNMSIIAQSDNIVPADKKIYALRDVTGTIGSMPLIVASIMSKKMIVENDGLILDVKTGNGAFMTTIEDAKDLANRMIEVGKQYNRKVAVVLTNMEKPLGRAMGNALEVKEAWETLNGNGPSDFNELIATLVGITLLQAKVFTDLNEAKQDVLKKLKSKEAAHYLKDFVIAQGGDWSVLENYDKHFSCKNKLEIKATNSGYIRYKRAEEIGMILIEIGAGRFKKTDKIDHGAGIYFDKQYGDYVNAGDTIMTLYTNREINPKWEKEIHESYELLEQQPVKKVIWEIISEDVE
- a CDS encoding PTS fructose transporter subunit IIABC encodes the protein MHIKDLFNQNTSFFKQEFKTKTQIIDFLVSKLLEQKIISKKTVVLNAIKTREKLESTAIGDGIAIPHALNEAVLKPTVCFMSLKNPIKWNNNDNQLVDLVFLIVTNDQNGDDHITAIAGLSSKFLDSNVLNKLREIENFDELVEIFNDKKELKEELINKNEFFDVVGITACPTGIAHTYLASDKLTEYAKSLNLSIKIETQGRRGIENQLTEQDIKNAKVIILAHDKAIEGMSRFNNHKVIDTSTKDAIYNGKELISNFDTHPKLKEIKNIKADDSNIGELSLKKFKDFKGNLLGGVSRMLPFVVAGGIILGIAFLLDFITGNGNAKGDFGTVNKVSGWFAAAGKTAMMMMVPILGGYIAYAIVGPQGLMPGVVAGLLADNTGGFAYGTIGSWSGLWKRILPDHLPTNSGFIGAMVGGYLAAFIVFGLTIGMQKFKKPFHGVSDIVFIPILSLLGISLTMFVLNIPLGYLLYGIQLGLTYMAKNNLLIILGAIIGLMMCVDMGGPINKIAYVLGTASVSGSFGQEAIFTNIMAASMAGGMIPPLGIALCTVLFKKVWTSKERDAAKANWLMGSFFISEGAIPFMVTDPKRISVSALSGGFVTGLLVGAFKITLPAPHGGIFVFPLLNSELFIQHSVAKGMGIALFILAILIGTLVMTLILGFWKKVDINKGRLQLVQV